The Monodelphis domestica isolate mMonDom1 chromosome 7, mMonDom1.pri, whole genome shotgun sequence genome window below encodes:
- the MKRN2 gene encoding E3 ubiquitin-protein ligase makorin-2 isoform X4, which yields MHGVCREGSQCLFSHDLSTSKPSTVCKFYQKGYCAYGSRCRYDHMRPAAATSGSAHSAGPPSLPSPVFHSPHPPPDLTASIMKSSLHEPGKREKRTLVLRDRNLCGLTEEKAKPCAVNDPGGCSDSNDSLEMKPHSYLEAIRSGLDDLEAGSSDSNEQQLCPYAAAGECHFGDACVYLHGDVCEICRLQVLHPFDSEQRKTHEKLCMASFEHDMEKAFAFQASQEKVCSICMEVVYEKPSASERRFGILSSCNHTYCLSCIRQWRCAKQFENPIIKSCPECRVISEFVIPSVYWVEDQNKKNELIEAFKQGMGKKACKYFEQGKGTCPFGGKCLYLHAYPDGTRAEPEKPRKQLSSEGTVRFFNSVRLWDFIEDRESRHIPATEEDDVTELGDLFMHLSGVEESASNP from the exons ATGCATGGTGTGTGTCGTGAAGGGAGCCAGTGCTTGTTTTCCCATGACTTATCAACAAGCAAGCCATCTACAGTCTGCAAGTTCTACCAGAAAGGCTATTGCGCCTATGGATCTCGTTGCAG ATACGACCACATGAGGCCTGCGGCGGCGACCAGTGGTAGCGCTCACAGTGCTGGGCCTCCCAGCTTGCCTTCACCGGTTTTCCACAGCCCACACCCTCCTCCTGACCTGACTGCGTCAATAATGAAGAGCAGCTTGCATGAGCCTGGGAAGCGTGAGAAGAGAACGCTAGTACTTAGAGACCGGA ATCTGTGTGGCTTAACTGAAGAAAAGGCCAAGCCCTGCGCTGTCAATGACCCAGGAGGTTGCAGTGACTCAAACGATAGTCTGGAGATGAAACCTCATTCCTACTTAGAAGCAATCCGGAGTGGACTTGATGATTTGGAAGCTGGAAGTTCTGATAGTAATGAACAGCAGCTGTGCCCTTATGCAGCTGCTGGCGAATGCCATTTCGGTGACGCTTGTGTCTATCTCCATGGGGATGTTTGTGAAATCTGTAGGTTACAAGTCCTGCATCCTTTTGACTCAGAGCAAAGAAAGACACAcgagaag CTTTGCATGGCGAGCTTTGAACACGACATGGAGAAAGCCTTTGCTTTCCAAGCAAGTCAGGAGAAAGTGTGTAGCATCTGCATGGAGGTGGTCTATGAGAAACCATCAGCCTCGGAGAGAAGGTTTGGGATCCTCTCCAGCTGCAACCACACGTACTGTTTGTCCTGCATCCGGCAGTGGAGGTGCGCCAAGCAGTTTGAGAATCCCATCATCAA GTCCTGTCCAGAATGCCGTGTTATATCTGAATTTGTCATTCCAAGTGTGTACTGGGTTGAAGAccagaataagaaaaatgaactGATTGAAGCATTTAAGCAGGGAATGGG GAAAAAAGCATGTAAATACTTTGAGCAAGGCAAGGGGACCTGCCCCTTTGGAGGAAAATGCCTTTATCTCCATGCTTACCCAGATGGGACAAGAGCTGAACCTGAGAAGCCTCGGAAACAGCTCAGTTCAGAAGGCACTGTGAGG TTCTTCAATTCTGTCCGGCTTTGGGATTTTATTGAGGACAGAGAAAGCCGGCACATCCCAGCTACTGAGGAAGATGATGTAACCGAGCTCGGTGACCTTTTCATGCACCTTTCAGGAGTGGAAGAGTCTGCCTCGAATCCTTGA
- the MKRN2 gene encoding E3 ubiquitin-protein ligase makorin-2 isoform X6: MRPAAATSGSAHSAGPPSLPSPVFHSPHPPPDLTASIMKSSLHEPGKREKRTLVLRDRNLCGLTEEKAKPCAVNDPGGCSDSNDSLEMKPHSYLEAIRSGLDDLEAGSSDSNEQQLCPYAAAGECHFGDACVYLHGDVCEICRLQVLHPFDSEQRKTHEKLCMASFEHDMEKAFAFQASQEKVCSICMEVVYEKPSASERRFGILSSCNHTYCLSCIRQWRCAKQFENPIIKSCPECRVISEFVIPSVYWVEDQNKKNELIEAFKQGMGKKACKYFEQGKGTCPFGGKCLYLHAYPDGTRAEPEKPRKQLSSEGTVRFFNSVRLWDFIEDRESRHIPATEEDDVTELGDLFMHLSGVEESASNP, encoded by the exons ATGAGGCCTGCGGCGGCGACCAGTGGTAGCGCTCACAGTGCTGGGCCTCCCAGCTTGCCTTCACCGGTTTTCCACAGCCCACACCCTCCTCCTGACCTGACTGCGTCAATAATGAAGAGCAGCTTGCATGAGCCTGGGAAGCGTGAGAAGAGAACGCTAGTACTTAGAGACCGGA ATCTGTGTGGCTTAACTGAAGAAAAGGCCAAGCCCTGCGCTGTCAATGACCCAGGAGGTTGCAGTGACTCAAACGATAGTCTGGAGATGAAACCTCATTCCTACTTAGAAGCAATCCGGAGTGGACTTGATGATTTGGAAGCTGGAAGTTCTGATAGTAATGAACAGCAGCTGTGCCCTTATGCAGCTGCTGGCGAATGCCATTTCGGTGACGCTTGTGTCTATCTCCATGGGGATGTTTGTGAAATCTGTAGGTTACAAGTCCTGCATCCTTTTGACTCAGAGCAAAGAAAGACACAcgagaag CTTTGCATGGCGAGCTTTGAACACGACATGGAGAAAGCCTTTGCTTTCCAAGCAAGTCAGGAGAAAGTGTGTAGCATCTGCATGGAGGTGGTCTATGAGAAACCATCAGCCTCGGAGAGAAGGTTTGGGATCCTCTCCAGCTGCAACCACACGTACTGTTTGTCCTGCATCCGGCAGTGGAGGTGCGCCAAGCAGTTTGAGAATCCCATCATCAA GTCCTGTCCAGAATGCCGTGTTATATCTGAATTTGTCATTCCAAGTGTGTACTGGGTTGAAGAccagaataagaaaaatgaactGATTGAAGCATTTAAGCAGGGAATGGG GAAAAAAGCATGTAAATACTTTGAGCAAGGCAAGGGGACCTGCCCCTTTGGAGGAAAATGCCTTTATCTCCATGCTTACCCAGATGGGACAAGAGCTGAACCTGAGAAGCCTCGGAAACAGCTCAGTTCAGAAGGCACTGTGAGG TTCTTCAATTCTGTCCGGCTTTGGGATTTTATTGAGGACAGAGAAAGCCGGCACATCCCAGCTACTGAGGAAGATGATGTAACCGAGCTCGGTGACCTTTTCATGCACCTTTCAGGAGTGGAAGAGTCTGCCTCGAATCCTTGA
- the MKRN2 gene encoding E3 ubiquitin-protein ligase makorin-2 isoform X5 — MYVISLDPPHNFVRYFMHGVCREGSQCLFSHDLSTSKPSTVCKFYQKGYCAYGSRCRYDHMRPAAATSGSAHSAGPPSLPSPVFHSPHPPPDLTASIMKSSLHEPGKREKRTLVLRDRNLCGLTEEKAKPCAVNDPGGCSDSNDSLEMKPHSYLEAIRSGLDDLEAGSSDSNEQQLCPYAAAGECHFGDACVYLHGDVCEICRLQVLHPFDSEQRKTHEKLCMASFEHDMEKAFAFQASQEKVCSICMEVVYEKPSASERRFGILSSCNHTYCLSCIRQWRCAKQFENPIIKSCPECRVISEFVIPSVYWVEDQNKKNELIEAFKQGMGKKACKYFEQGKGTCPFGGKCLYLHAYPDGTRAEPEKPRKQLSSEGTVRNK; from the exons ATATTTCATGCATGGTGTGTGTCGTGAAGGGAGCCAGTGCTTGTTTTCCCATGACTTATCAACAAGCAAGCCATCTACAGTCTGCAAGTTCTACCAGAAAGGCTATTGCGCCTATGGATCTCGTTGCAG ATACGACCACATGAGGCCTGCGGCGGCGACCAGTGGTAGCGCTCACAGTGCTGGGCCTCCCAGCTTGCCTTCACCGGTTTTCCACAGCCCACACCCTCCTCCTGACCTGACTGCGTCAATAATGAAGAGCAGCTTGCATGAGCCTGGGAAGCGTGAGAAGAGAACGCTAGTACTTAGAGACCGGA ATCTGTGTGGCTTAACTGAAGAAAAGGCCAAGCCCTGCGCTGTCAATGACCCAGGAGGTTGCAGTGACTCAAACGATAGTCTGGAGATGAAACCTCATTCCTACTTAGAAGCAATCCGGAGTGGACTTGATGATTTGGAAGCTGGAAGTTCTGATAGTAATGAACAGCAGCTGTGCCCTTATGCAGCTGCTGGCGAATGCCATTTCGGTGACGCTTGTGTCTATCTCCATGGGGATGTTTGTGAAATCTGTAGGTTACAAGTCCTGCATCCTTTTGACTCAGAGCAAAGAAAGACACAcgagaag CTTTGCATGGCGAGCTTTGAACACGACATGGAGAAAGCCTTTGCTTTCCAAGCAAGTCAGGAGAAAGTGTGTAGCATCTGCATGGAGGTGGTCTATGAGAAACCATCAGCCTCGGAGAGAAGGTTTGGGATCCTCTCCAGCTGCAACCACACGTACTGTTTGTCCTGCATCCGGCAGTGGAGGTGCGCCAAGCAGTTTGAGAATCCCATCATCAA GTCCTGTCCAGAATGCCGTGTTATATCTGAATTTGTCATTCCAAGTGTGTACTGGGTTGAAGAccagaataagaaaaatgaactGATTGAAGCATTTAAGCAGGGAATGGG GAAAAAAGCATGTAAATACTTTGAGCAAGGCAAGGGGACCTGCCCCTTTGGAGGAAAATGCCTTTATCTCCATGCTTACCCAGATGGGACAAGAGCTGAACCTGAGAAGCCTCGGAAACAGCTCAGTTCAGAAGGCACTGTGAGG AACAAATAG
- the MKRN2 gene encoding E3 ubiquitin-protein ligase makorin-2 isoform X1, with product MSTKQVTCRYFMHGVCREGSQCLFSHDLSTSKPSTVCKFYQKGYCAYGSRCRYDHMRPAAATSGSAHSAGPPSLPSPVFHSPHPPPDLTASIMKSSLHEPGKREKRTLVLRDRNLCGLTEEKAKPCAVNDPGGCSDSNDSLEMKPHSYLEAIRSGLDDLEAGSSDSNEQQLCPYAAAGECHFGDACVYLHGDVCEICRLQVLHPFDSEQRKTHEKLCMASFEHDMEKAFAFQASQEKVCSICMEVVYEKPSASERRFGILSSCNHTYCLSCIRQWRCAKQFENPIIKSCPECRVISEFVIPSVYWVEDQNKKNELIEAFKQGMGKKACKYFEQGKGTCPFGGKCLYLHAYPDGTRAEPEKPRKQLSSEGTVRVRSCEGGRWLGWAVAFQNAAYSIHEGPSGSRPVWEASIQRGAEAQKSSGEWASCLPPSFKVGLEWLL from the exons ATATTTCATGCATGGTGTGTGTCGTGAAGGGAGCCAGTGCTTGTTTTCCCATGACTTATCAACAAGCAAGCCATCTACAGTCTGCAAGTTCTACCAGAAAGGCTATTGCGCCTATGGATCTCGTTGCAG ATACGACCACATGAGGCCTGCGGCGGCGACCAGTGGTAGCGCTCACAGTGCTGGGCCTCCCAGCTTGCCTTCACCGGTTTTCCACAGCCCACACCCTCCTCCTGACCTGACTGCGTCAATAATGAAGAGCAGCTTGCATGAGCCTGGGAAGCGTGAGAAGAGAACGCTAGTACTTAGAGACCGGA ATCTGTGTGGCTTAACTGAAGAAAAGGCCAAGCCCTGCGCTGTCAATGACCCAGGAGGTTGCAGTGACTCAAACGATAGTCTGGAGATGAAACCTCATTCCTACTTAGAAGCAATCCGGAGTGGACTTGATGATTTGGAAGCTGGAAGTTCTGATAGTAATGAACAGCAGCTGTGCCCTTATGCAGCTGCTGGCGAATGCCATTTCGGTGACGCTTGTGTCTATCTCCATGGGGATGTTTGTGAAATCTGTAGGTTACAAGTCCTGCATCCTTTTGACTCAGAGCAAAGAAAGACACAcgagaag CTTTGCATGGCGAGCTTTGAACACGACATGGAGAAAGCCTTTGCTTTCCAAGCAAGTCAGGAGAAAGTGTGTAGCATCTGCATGGAGGTGGTCTATGAGAAACCATCAGCCTCGGAGAGAAGGTTTGGGATCCTCTCCAGCTGCAACCACACGTACTGTTTGTCCTGCATCCGGCAGTGGAGGTGCGCCAAGCAGTTTGAGAATCCCATCATCAA GTCCTGTCCAGAATGCCGTGTTATATCTGAATTTGTCATTCCAAGTGTGTACTGGGTTGAAGAccagaataagaaaaatgaactGATTGAAGCATTTAAGCAGGGAATGGG GAAAAAAGCATGTAAATACTTTGAGCAAGGCAAGGGGACCTGCCCCTTTGGAGGAAAATGCCTTTATCTCCATGCTTACCCAGATGGGACAAGAGCTGAACCTGAGAAGCCTCGGAAACAGCTCAGTTCAGAAGGCACTGTGAGGGTAAGGAGCTGCGAGGGTGGCAGGTGGCTGGGCTGGGCAGTAGCTTTTCAGAATGCAGCATATTCCATCCACGAGGGCCCCTCTGGATCTAGACCTGTCTGGGAAGCCAGTATCCAGAGAGGAGCAGAGGCACAGAAAAGTTCTGGAGAATGGGCTTcttgtcttcctccctctttcaaaGTTGGGCTTGAATGGCTCCTTTAG
- the MKRN2 gene encoding E3 ubiquitin-protein ligase makorin-2 isoform X2: protein MYVISLDPPHNFVRYFMHGVCREGSQCLFSHDLSTSKPSTVCKFYQKGYCAYGSRCRYDHMRPAAATSGSAHSAGPPSLPSPVFHSPHPPPDLTASIMKSSLHEPGKREKRTLVLRDRNLCGLTEEKAKPCAVNDPGGCSDSNDSLEMKPHSYLEAIRSGLDDLEAGSSDSNEQQLCPYAAAGECHFGDACVYLHGDVCEICRLQVLHPFDSEQRKTHEKLCMASFEHDMEKAFAFQASQEKVCSICMEVVYEKPSASERRFGILSSCNHTYCLSCIRQWRCAKQFENPIIKSCPECRVISEFVIPSVYWVEDQNKKNELIEAFKQGMGKKACKYFEQGKGTCPFGGKCLYLHAYPDGTRAEPEKPRKQLSSEGTVRFFNSVRLWDFIEDRESRHIPATEEDDVTELGDLFMHLSGVEESASNP from the exons ATATTTCATGCATGGTGTGTGTCGTGAAGGGAGCCAGTGCTTGTTTTCCCATGACTTATCAACAAGCAAGCCATCTACAGTCTGCAAGTTCTACCAGAAAGGCTATTGCGCCTATGGATCTCGTTGCAG ATACGACCACATGAGGCCTGCGGCGGCGACCAGTGGTAGCGCTCACAGTGCTGGGCCTCCCAGCTTGCCTTCACCGGTTTTCCACAGCCCACACCCTCCTCCTGACCTGACTGCGTCAATAATGAAGAGCAGCTTGCATGAGCCTGGGAAGCGTGAGAAGAGAACGCTAGTACTTAGAGACCGGA ATCTGTGTGGCTTAACTGAAGAAAAGGCCAAGCCCTGCGCTGTCAATGACCCAGGAGGTTGCAGTGACTCAAACGATAGTCTGGAGATGAAACCTCATTCCTACTTAGAAGCAATCCGGAGTGGACTTGATGATTTGGAAGCTGGAAGTTCTGATAGTAATGAACAGCAGCTGTGCCCTTATGCAGCTGCTGGCGAATGCCATTTCGGTGACGCTTGTGTCTATCTCCATGGGGATGTTTGTGAAATCTGTAGGTTACAAGTCCTGCATCCTTTTGACTCAGAGCAAAGAAAGACACAcgagaag CTTTGCATGGCGAGCTTTGAACACGACATGGAGAAAGCCTTTGCTTTCCAAGCAAGTCAGGAGAAAGTGTGTAGCATCTGCATGGAGGTGGTCTATGAGAAACCATCAGCCTCGGAGAGAAGGTTTGGGATCCTCTCCAGCTGCAACCACACGTACTGTTTGTCCTGCATCCGGCAGTGGAGGTGCGCCAAGCAGTTTGAGAATCCCATCATCAA GTCCTGTCCAGAATGCCGTGTTATATCTGAATTTGTCATTCCAAGTGTGTACTGGGTTGAAGAccagaataagaaaaatgaactGATTGAAGCATTTAAGCAGGGAATGGG GAAAAAAGCATGTAAATACTTTGAGCAAGGCAAGGGGACCTGCCCCTTTGGAGGAAAATGCCTTTATCTCCATGCTTACCCAGATGGGACAAGAGCTGAACCTGAGAAGCCTCGGAAACAGCTCAGTTCAGAAGGCACTGTGAGG TTCTTCAATTCTGTCCGGCTTTGGGATTTTATTGAGGACAGAGAAAGCCGGCACATCCCAGCTACTGAGGAAGATGATGTAACCGAGCTCGGTGACCTTTTCATGCACCTTTCAGGAGTGGAAGAGTCTGCCTCGAATCCTTGA
- the MKRN2 gene encoding E3 ubiquitin-protein ligase makorin-2 isoform X3 has translation MSTKQVTCRYFMHGVCREGSQCLFSHDLSTSKPSTVCKFYQKGYCAYGSRCRYDHMRPAAATSGSAHSAGPPSLPSPVFHSPHPPPDLTASIMKSSLHEPGKREKRTLVLRDRNLCGLTEEKAKPCAVNDPGGCSDSNDSLEMKPHSYLEAIRSGLDDLEAGSSDSNEQQLCPYAAAGECHFGDACVYLHGDVCEICRLQVLHPFDSEQRKTHEKLCMASFEHDMEKAFAFQASQEKVCSICMEVVYEKPSASERRFGILSSCNHTYCLSCIRQWRCAKQFENPIIKSCPECRVISEFVIPSVYWVEDQNKKNELIEAFKQGMGKKACKYFEQGKGTCPFGGKCLYLHAYPDGTRAEPEKPRKQLSSEGTVRFFNSVRLWDFIEDRESRHIPATEEDDVTELGDLFMHLSGVEESASNP, from the exons ATATTTCATGCATGGTGTGTGTCGTGAAGGGAGCCAGTGCTTGTTTTCCCATGACTTATCAACAAGCAAGCCATCTACAGTCTGCAAGTTCTACCAGAAAGGCTATTGCGCCTATGGATCTCGTTGCAG ATACGACCACATGAGGCCTGCGGCGGCGACCAGTGGTAGCGCTCACAGTGCTGGGCCTCCCAGCTTGCCTTCACCGGTTTTCCACAGCCCACACCCTCCTCCTGACCTGACTGCGTCAATAATGAAGAGCAGCTTGCATGAGCCTGGGAAGCGTGAGAAGAGAACGCTAGTACTTAGAGACCGGA ATCTGTGTGGCTTAACTGAAGAAAAGGCCAAGCCCTGCGCTGTCAATGACCCAGGAGGTTGCAGTGACTCAAACGATAGTCTGGAGATGAAACCTCATTCCTACTTAGAAGCAATCCGGAGTGGACTTGATGATTTGGAAGCTGGAAGTTCTGATAGTAATGAACAGCAGCTGTGCCCTTATGCAGCTGCTGGCGAATGCCATTTCGGTGACGCTTGTGTCTATCTCCATGGGGATGTTTGTGAAATCTGTAGGTTACAAGTCCTGCATCCTTTTGACTCAGAGCAAAGAAAGACACAcgagaag CTTTGCATGGCGAGCTTTGAACACGACATGGAGAAAGCCTTTGCTTTCCAAGCAAGTCAGGAGAAAGTGTGTAGCATCTGCATGGAGGTGGTCTATGAGAAACCATCAGCCTCGGAGAGAAGGTTTGGGATCCTCTCCAGCTGCAACCACACGTACTGTTTGTCCTGCATCCGGCAGTGGAGGTGCGCCAAGCAGTTTGAGAATCCCATCATCAA GTCCTGTCCAGAATGCCGTGTTATATCTGAATTTGTCATTCCAAGTGTGTACTGGGTTGAAGAccagaataagaaaaatgaactGATTGAAGCATTTAAGCAGGGAATGGG GAAAAAAGCATGTAAATACTTTGAGCAAGGCAAGGGGACCTGCCCCTTTGGAGGAAAATGCCTTTATCTCCATGCTTACCCAGATGGGACAAGAGCTGAACCTGAGAAGCCTCGGAAACAGCTCAGTTCAGAAGGCACTGTGAGG TTCTTCAATTCTGTCCGGCTTTGGGATTTTATTGAGGACAGAGAAAGCCGGCACATCCCAGCTACTGAGGAAGATGATGTAACCGAGCTCGGTGACCTTTTCATGCACCTTTCAGGAGTGGAAGAGTCTGCCTCGAATCCTTGA